A genomic segment from Drosophila willistoni isolate 14030-0811.24 chromosome 2L unlocalized genomic scaffold, UCI_dwil_1.1 Seg168, whole genome shotgun sequence encodes:
- the LOC6652288 gene encoding uncharacterized protein LOC6652288 isoform X17 has translation MSTAIKKRPAPSSSSSGGGVEEAMTSKKTALIIVTVIGCIAILWPKVFHPMMFGPATVKPNIKDPRGGGPGGCCDVVLDREEFLNASKPSPEPFVGPHLYRKQINLYTGEISLRQERPAHLHPESIYQAMRERGRAIPATPTVPIVERKSSPSNPPPRIVDGRPGPIPGMRPPMGAGAVHHPAQQRGGGMGFLMPLYTIGIVLFFGYTIMKIAFKKQVPNAPYGPAPTDPSFRQEVFGHSNHSQVEDLGNTKLAKRQRKQETIRQAKHFQWAYKY, from the exons ATGTCCACAGCAATAAAGAAACGGCCTGCTCCATCGTCTAGCTCAAGCGGAGGCGGAGTGGAAGAGGCTATGACTTCCAAAAAGACGGCACTCATCATAGTCACGGTTATTGGTTGCATTGCCATTCTGTGGCCCAAAGTTTTCCATCCCATGATGTTTGGCCCAGCCACGGTCAAGCCAAATATCAAGGATCCCCGAGGCGGAGGGCCAGGAg GCTGTTGCGATGTCGTACTTGACCGTGAGGAATTCTTGAATGCATCGAAGCCGAGTCCCGAACCATTTGTGGGTCCCCATTTGTATCgcaaacaaattaatttgtataCAGGCGAAATAA GTTTGCGCCAGGAGCGACCAGCCCACTTGCATCCAGAATCGATATATCAGGCCATGAGAGAGCGTGGACGGGCCATTCCAGCCACGCCCACTGTGCCCATCGTTGAACGCAAAAGTTCTCCAAGCAATCCGCCGCCTCGAATTGTTGATGGACGG CCTGGACCCATTCCTGGAATGCGACCACCCATGGGTGCAGGAGCAGTGCATCATCCGGCTCAGCAGCGTGGAGGTGGCATGGGATTCCTTATGCCTCTTTACACAATTGGAATTGTTCTCTTCTTTGGCTATACCATAATGAAG ATTGCGTTCAAGAAGCAGGTGCCAAATGCACCCTATGGACCAGCCCCAACCGATCCCAGTTTCCGTCAGGAGGTTTTTGGCCATTCTAACCACAGCCAAGTGGAGGATTTGGGTAACACAAAATTGG
- the LOC6652288 gene encoding uncharacterized protein LOC6652288 isoform X16, whose amino-acid sequence MSTAIKKRPAPSSSSSGGGVEEAMTSKKTALIIVTVIGCIAILWPKVFHPMMFGPATVKPNIKDPRGGGPGGCCDVVLDREEFLNASKPSPEPFVGPHLYRKQINLYTGEISLRQERPAHLHPESIYQAMRERGRAIPATPTVPIVERKSSPSNPPPRIVDGRPGPIPGMRPPMGAGAVHHPAQQRGGGMGFLMPLYTIGIVLFFGYTIMKIAFKKQVPNAPYGPAPTDPSFRQEVFGHSNHSQVEDLGNTKLGWREHQTRIVASTAAKGRRTNGTKELYNASLSATEVATNLQQQQQQQRQSLVEVEKTMFNKETEQLMEIEKLRKKLEDTERAMAKLIAEMNTDQYEAKL is encoded by the exons ATGTCCACAGCAATAAAGAAACGGCCTGCTCCATCGTCTAGCTCAAGCGGAGGCGGAGTGGAAGAGGCTATGACTTCCAAAAAGACGGCACTCATCATAGTCACGGTTATTGGTTGCATTGCCATTCTGTGGCCCAAAGTTTTCCATCCCATGATGTTTGGCCCAGCCACGGTCAAGCCAAATATCAAGGATCCCCGAGGCGGAGGGCCAGGAg GCTGTTGCGATGTCGTACTTGACCGTGAGGAATTCTTGAATGCATCGAAGCCGAGTCCCGAACCATTTGTGGGTCCCCATTTGTATCgcaaacaaattaatttgtataCAGGCGAAATAA GTTTGCGCCAGGAGCGACCAGCCCACTTGCATCCAGAATCGATATATCAGGCCATGAGAGAGCGTGGACGGGCCATTCCAGCCACGCCCACTGTGCCCATCGTTGAACGCAAAAGTTCTCCAAGCAATCCGCCGCCTCGAATTGTTGATGGACGG CCTGGACCCATTCCTGGAATGCGACCACCCATGGGTGCAGGAGCAGTGCATCATCCGGCTCAGCAGCGTGGAGGTGGCATGGGATTCCTTATGCCTCTTTACACAATTGGAATTGTTCTCTTCTTTGGCTATACCATAATGAAG ATTGCGTTCAAGAAGCAGGTGCCAAATGCACCCTATGGACCAGCCCCAACCGATCCCAGTTTCCGTCAGGAGGTTTTTGGCCATTCTAACCACAGCCAAGTGGAGGATTTGGGTAACACAAAATTGG GCTGGCGGGAACATCAAACAA GAATCGTCGCCAGCACAGCGGCAAAAGGAAGGCGCACAAATGGCACAAAGGAGCTCTACAATGCCAGTCTGTCGGCCACCGAAGTGGCCACAAAtttgcagcaacagcagcagcaacaacgtCAATCCTTGGTCGAGGTGGAGAAAACCATGTTTAATAAGGAAACCGAACAGTTGATGGAAATAGAAAAATTGCGCAAGAAACTCGAGGATACAGAACGAGCCATGGCCAAGCTGATTGCCGAAATGAACACGGATCAGTATGAGGCAAAG